In a genomic window of Acidimicrobiales bacterium:
- a CDS encoding alpha/beta fold hydrolase yields MVPLEETFDSTFPFAPHTFDGHGFVQHFVDEGPRGAEPIVCLHGEPTWGYLYRHMIGPLAVHNRVVVPDHMGFGKSETPQDREYTLCSHTENLLALVEHLDLQDITLVGQDWGGPIAAALTVRHPDRIKRIVFANTLAGYGRVDASTVTPTSESRWFRWIGEGLESGRTADVLLNLGSTVLSVMKIIGFTNSAAVDDTWIRAYSMPFPDRESAIGGLEFPLDAYLGRIRDYVVAGAAGVADLCAKPAILFEGMEDGAIPPDRAIADFRAL; encoded by the coding sequence ATGGTCCCCCTCGAAGAGACATTCGACTCGACGTTTCCGTTCGCCCCTCACACCTTCGACGGTCATGGTTTCGTCCAGCACTTCGTGGACGAGGGGCCGCGTGGTGCCGAACCAATCGTCTGCCTGCACGGAGAGCCGACCTGGGGGTACCTGTACCGACACATGATCGGTCCGCTGGCGGTGCACAACCGCGTGGTGGTCCCCGACCACATGGGCTTCGGCAAGTCCGAGACGCCCCAGGACCGGGAGTACACGTTGTGCTCCCACACCGAGAACCTTCTGGCTCTGGTCGAGCACCTGGACCTCCAGGACATCACTCTCGTCGGACAGGACTGGGGGGGACCCATCGCGGCCGCCCTCACCGTGCGCCACCCGGATCGGATCAAGCGGATCGTGTTCGCCAACACCCTGGCCGGCTACGGGAGGGTGGACGCGTCAACGGTCACGCCGACGTCGGAGTCCAGGTGGTTCCGCTGGATCGGCGAGGGGCTGGAGTCGGGGCGGACCGCCGACGTCCTGCTGAACCTCGGATCCACGGTCCTGTCGGTCATGAAGATCATCGGATTCACCAACTCGGCGGCGGTGGATGACACCTGGATTAGGGCGTATTCGATGCCGTTCCCGGACCGGGAGTCGGCCATCGGGGGACTGGAGTTCCCCCTGGATGCCTATCTGGGCCGCATCCGCGACTATGTCGTAGCGGGGGCCGCGGGGGTGGCCGATCTCTGCGCCAAGCCCGCCATCCTCTTCGAGGGCATGGAGGACGGGGCGATCCCGCCAGACCGGGCGATCGCGGACTTCCGGGCGTTGTG
- a CDS encoding haloalkane dehalogenase: MEALRTPEERFADLPDYPFEPNYAEIRDGEGGTLRVHYLDEGPADAAPVLLVHGEPSWSYLYRHMVPILVNAGHRVVVPDLVGFGRSDKPTRQTDYSYARHVAWLSELVFDHLDLRDATFFGQDWGGLLGLRLVADEPDRFARVVIGNSGLPTGHGPASEAFLRWQRFSQTTPVFPVGDLVGRACTTELSAAVVAAYDAPFPDDTFKAGARIFPSFVPTNPDDPETAPNQAAWRVLEAFQKPFLCAFSDSDPVTAGGDAPFLAKVPGARGRQHPTIVGAGHFLQEDAGPELAAVIRDFISDTS, encoded by the coding sequence ATGGAGGCCCTTCGTACGCCCGAGGAGCGGTTTGCCGACCTTCCCGACTACCCCTTCGAACCCAATTACGCCGAGATCCGGGACGGCGAGGGCGGCACCCTGCGAGTCCACTACCTGGACGAGGGACCGGCCGATGCGGCACCGGTGCTCCTCGTCCACGGCGAACCGTCTTGGAGCTACCTGTACCGTCACATGGTTCCGATCCTCGTAAATGCCGGCCACCGGGTCGTCGTGCCCGACCTCGTCGGGTTCGGACGTAGCGACAAGCCCACCCGACAGACCGACTACTCATACGCCCGACACGTGGCCTGGCTCTCCGAGCTCGTCTTCGACCACCTCGACCTCCGGGACGCCACATTCTTCGGCCAGGACTGGGGAGGCCTCCTCGGCCTACGCCTGGTTGCCGACGAGCCCGACCGGTTCGCCAGGGTCGTCATCGGCAACAGCGGCCTGCCGACTGGCCATGGTCCGGCCAGCGAGGCATTTCTGCGTTGGCAGCGCTTCTCACAGACCACCCCTGTGTTCCCCGTCGGTGACCTAGTTGGGAGAGCCTGCACCACGGAGTTGTCCGCGGCGGTGGTAGCCGCCTACGACGCCCCGTTCCCGGACGACACCTTCAAGGCCGGCGCCCGCATCTTCCCCTCATTCGTGCCCACCAACCCGGATGATCCTGAGACGGCGCCCAACCAGGCGGCGTGGCGGGTCCTGGAGGCCTTCCAGAAGCCGTTCCTCTGCGCTTTCAGCGACTCGGACCCGGTCACCGCAGGTGGTGACGCCCCCTTCCTGGCCAAGGTGCCCGGTGCCCGAGGGCGCCAGCACCCGACCATCGTCGGCGCGGGCCACTTCCTTCAGGAGGATGCCGGACCGGAGTTGGCAGCAGTGATCCGGGACTTCATTAGCGACACCTCCTGA